One stretch of Lysobacter sp. KIS68-7 DNA includes these proteins:
- a CDS encoding DUF3857 domain-containing transglutaminase family protein: MKRWSAVGLWVCLGCMAMGSVDAATPASQDTQYQRGEFHFSVGPPRAFVQVRTIPAQWDPRAPGANDDSWRFWLLDSQIDRRTGADHEYFDYAYEARTAANLGDAGRVQVEFNPEYQQLVVHRVELRRDGVWQDRLAPDRITLARRESNFEKDVSDGRVTALIVLDDVRKDDVVRVSYTITGSNPILAGQLYDGRRLGWTSPILDSHLRVQYDPGTKVRTQADNGAQAAQVRTVPGAVEVSFDAHAQRPVVDEQSYPAWYRPFPRVEVGPDRSWADVVNWALPLFPAVRTLPPDLEARIAEWSKLPDPTARLNAALRVVQDDIRYFGVEIGDSTHRPADPSVTWQRRYGDCKDKAYLLATVLNRMGIAAVPALVSTDRGRGVRDDLPAASAFNHAIVRATIDGAALYVDPTIPQQGGDPREGDLVDYGAALPVAPGTRALETITPVRMPKAGITSIERLQPSDDGSVRMDIETTFSGDSADDIRRMIAQARIDDLQRRKADYYRQRYGPVDVNGTMQVRDDRASNRLAITESYVLKSPWLTENGARSLDVFAEALDEASALPPSMARTGPLAIGTPGEYRHEVHVTLPAGWKSLLAKENEAFSSSAFGYTRELSPSAEKLDLVYALQVKQRELDATAATAHLGELRRMRDTLGARLRFAAPPVRIESRERDARLKALLRDVMDNGGSK, from the coding sequence ATGAAGCGCTGGAGCGCGGTGGGGCTGTGGGTGTGTTTGGGGTGCATGGCGATGGGTTCGGTGGATGCGGCAACGCCCGCATCGCAGGACACCCAATACCAGCGTGGCGAATTCCATTTCTCCGTAGGGCCGCCACGCGCGTTCGTGCAGGTGCGGACGATTCCCGCGCAATGGGATCCGCGCGCGCCGGGTGCGAACGACGATAGCTGGCGTTTCTGGTTGCTCGACAGCCAGATCGATCGGCGCACGGGCGCCGACCACGAATACTTCGACTACGCCTACGAGGCCCGCACCGCTGCGAACCTCGGCGATGCCGGCCGCGTGCAGGTCGAATTCAACCCCGAGTACCAGCAGCTCGTCGTGCATCGCGTCGAACTGCGACGCGACGGCGTGTGGCAGGACCGTCTCGCACCCGATCGCATCACGCTCGCGCGACGCGAGAGCAACTTCGAGAAGGACGTGTCCGACGGACGCGTGACCGCGCTGATCGTGCTCGACGACGTGCGCAAGGACGACGTCGTGCGCGTGTCGTACACGATCACCGGCAGCAATCCGATCCTGGCCGGCCAGTTGTACGACGGCCGCCGCCTGGGCTGGACCAGTCCGATCCTCGATTCCCACCTGCGCGTGCAATACGACCCCGGCACGAAGGTGCGCACGCAGGCCGACAACGGCGCGCAAGCGGCGCAGGTGCGCACGGTGCCCGGCGCGGTGGAAGTCAGCTTCGACGCCCACGCGCAGCGTCCCGTCGTCGACGAACAGAGTTATCCCGCGTGGTATCGCCCGTTCCCGCGCGTGGAGGTCGGTCCCGACCGCAGCTGGGCGGACGTGGTGAATTGGGCGTTGCCCCTGTTCCCGGCCGTGCGCACGTTGCCGCCCGACCTCGAAGCACGCATCGCCGAATGGTCGAAGCTGCCCGATCCGACCGCGCGCCTGAACGCCGCGCTGCGCGTCGTGCAGGACGACATCCGCTACTTCGGCGTCGAAATCGGCGACAGCACGCATCGCCCCGCCGATCCGTCGGTCACGTGGCAACGGCGTTACGGCGACTGCAAGGACAAGGCCTACCTGCTGGCGACGGTGCTCAATCGCATGGGCATCGCCGCGGTGCCCGCGCTGGTGTCGACCGATCGCGGGCGTGGGGTGCGCGACGACTTGCCCGCGGCCTCGGCGTTCAACCACGCAATCGTGCGCGCGACGATCGACGGCGCGGCGCTGTACGTCGACCCGACGATCCCGCAGCAGGGCGGCGATCCGCGCGAGGGCGATCTCGTCGACTACGGCGCGGCACTCCCGGTGGCGCCCGGTACGCGCGCACTGGAGACGATCACGCCCGTTCGCATGCCCAAGGCCGGCATCACCTCGATCGAACGCTTGCAGCCCTCCGACGACGGCAGCGTGCGGATGGACATCGAGACGACCTTCAGCGGTGACTCGGCGGACGACATCCGCAGGATGATCGCGCAGGCGCGCATCGACGACCTGCAGCGCCGCAAGGCCGACTATTACCGGCAGCGCTACGGCCCGGTCGACGTCAACGGCACGATGCAGGTCCGCGACGACCGCGCTTCGAATCGCCTGGCGATCACCGAATCGTACGTGCTGAAGTCGCCCTGGCTCACCGAGAACGGCGCGCGCTCGCTCGATGTGTTCGCCGAAGCGCTCGACGAAGCCAGCGCCCTGCCGCCGTCGATGGCGCGCACCGGTCCGCTGGCGATCGGCACGCCGGGCGAATACCGGCACGAGGTCCACGTGACCCTGCCCGCCGGCTGGAAGTCGCTGCTGGCGAAGGAAAACGAAGCGTTCTCCTCCAGTGCGTTCGGCTACACGCGCGAGCTGTCGCCCTCGGCGGAAAAGCTGGACCTGGTGTACGCGCTGCAGGTGAAGCAACGCGAACTCGACGCCACCGCCGCGACCGCGCACCTGGGCGAATTGCGCCGCATGCGCGACACGCTCGGCGCGCGCCTGCGTTTCGCCGCACCGCCGGTGCGCATCGAATCGCGCGAACGCGATGCGCGACTGAAAGCGCTGCTGCGCGACGTGATGGACAACGGAGGTTCGAAATGA
- the gap gene encoding type I glyceraldehyde-3-phosphate dehydrogenase: MAIKVGINGFGRIGRNVLRAAVQNFSDIEIVAINDLLEPDYLAYMLSYDSVHGRFKGDVKIDNGMLVVNGKKIRLTQERDPANLKWNEVGADIVIESTGLFLDKATAQKHLDAGAKKVLLSAPSKDDTPMFVYGVNHAKYNGEAVISNASCTTNCLAPIAKVLNDKWGIKRGLMTTVHAATATQKTVDGPSNKDWRGGRGILENIIPSSTGAAKAVGVVIPELNKKLTGMSFRIPTSDVSVVDLTVELDKPATYAEICAEMKAQSEGALKGVLGYTEDKVVATDFRGDARTSIFDADAGIALDPTFVKLVSWYDNEWGYSNKCLEMVRVMSSK; the protein is encoded by the coding sequence ATGGCGATCAAGGTTGGTATCAATGGCTTCGGCCGCATCGGCCGCAATGTGCTGCGCGCCGCCGTGCAGAATTTCAGCGACATCGAAATCGTCGCGATCAACGACCTGCTGGAGCCGGACTACCTGGCCTACATGCTGTCCTACGACTCGGTCCACGGGCGCTTCAAGGGCGACGTGAAGATCGACAACGGCATGCTGGTCGTGAACGGCAAGAAGATCCGCCTCACCCAGGAACGCGACCCCGCCAACCTGAAGTGGAACGAAGTCGGCGCCGACATCGTCATCGAATCCACCGGCCTGTTCCTCGACAAGGCCACTGCGCAGAAGCACCTCGACGCGGGCGCGAAGAAGGTCCTGCTCTCGGCCCCGTCGAAGGACGACACGCCGATGTTCGTCTACGGCGTGAACCACGCCAAGTACAACGGCGAGGCGGTCATCTCCAACGCTTCGTGCACCACCAACTGCCTGGCGCCGATCGCCAAGGTGCTCAACGACAAGTGGGGCATCAAGCGCGGCCTGATGACCACCGTGCACGCCGCTACCGCGACGCAGAAGACCGTCGACGGCCCGTCCAACAAGGACTGGCGCGGCGGTCGCGGCATCCTCGAGAACATCATCCCCTCGAGCACGGGCGCGGCGAAGGCCGTGGGCGTGGTGATCCCCGAGTTGAACAAGAAGCTCACGGGCATGTCTTTCCGCATCCCGACCTCCGACGTCTCGGTGGTCGACCTGACGGTCGAACTCGACAAGCCGGCGACCTACGCCGAGATCTGCGCCGAAATGAAGGCGCAGTCGGAAGGCGCGCTGAAGGGCGTGCTGGGCTACACCGAAGACAAGGTCGTGGCCACGGACTTCCGCGGCGACGCGCGCACGTCGATCTTCGACGCCGACGCCGGCATCGCCCTCGACCCGACCTTCGTCAAGCTGGTGAGCTGGTACGACAACGAATGGGGCTACTCGAACAAGTGCCTGGAGATGGTCCGGGTCATGTCGTCCAAGTAA
- a CDS encoding phosphoglycerate kinase, which translates to MPIVRMTDLDLHGKRVLIREDLNVPIKDGQVTSEQRILAALPTLAHALDQGAAVMVMSHLGRPTEGHFTEADSLKPVAERLSHHLGRDVRLVRDWLSADFSVKPGEIVLLENCRMNMGEGKDDDSLSQKYAALCDVFVMDAFGTAHRAQASTHGVIKFAKVAAGGPLLMAELDALARALDNPKRPLLAIVAGSKVSTKLELLGSLVSKVDQLIVGGGIANTFLAATGHPVGKSLYEPDLVDTARKILADAKARGADIPLPSDVVVAPAFAADAPATVKPVDAVTADDMILDIGPDTAKRYAELVMQAGTVVWNGPVGVFEFDAFGKGTEALARAIAESNAFSIAGGGDTLAAVDKYGIAKSVGYISTGGGAFLEFLEGKTLPAVAALQARG; encoded by the coding sequence ATGCCCATCGTCCGCATGACCGACCTCGACCTGCACGGCAAGCGCGTGCTCATCCGCGAAGACCTCAACGTGCCGATCAAGGACGGCCAGGTGACCTCGGAGCAGCGCATCCTCGCCGCGCTCCCGACCCTTGCCCACGCCCTCGACCAGGGCGCCGCCGTGATGGTGATGTCGCACCTGGGCCGCCCGACCGAAGGCCACTTCACCGAAGCCGATTCCCTCAAGCCCGTCGCCGAACGCCTCAGCCACCACCTCGGCCGCGACGTGCGCCTGGTGCGCGACTGGCTCAGCGCCGATTTCAGCGTGAAGCCCGGCGAGATCGTCCTGCTCGAGAACTGCCGCATGAACATGGGCGAGGGCAAGGACGACGACTCGCTGTCGCAGAAGTACGCCGCGTTGTGCGACGTGTTCGTCATGGACGCCTTCGGCACCGCGCATCGCGCGCAGGCCTCCACGCATGGCGTCATCAAGTTCGCGAAGGTCGCCGCGGGCGGCCCGCTGCTCATGGCCGAACTCGATGCGCTGGCGCGCGCGCTGGACAACCCGAAGCGCCCGCTGCTCGCGATCGTCGCCGGCAGCAAGGTGTCGACCAAGCTCGAACTGCTCGGCTCGCTCGTCTCCAAGGTGGACCAGCTGATCGTCGGCGGCGGCATCGCCAACACCTTCCTCGCCGCCACGGGCCACCCGGTCGGCAAGTCGCTGTACGAACCGGACCTGGTGGACACGGCGCGCAAGATCCTCGCCGATGCGAAGGCCCGCGGCGCCGACATCCCGCTGCCGAGCGACGTGGTCGTCGCCCCCGCCTTCGCCGCCGATGCGCCCGCCACCGTGAAGCCGGTGGACGCGGTGACCGCCGACGACATGATCCTCGACATCGGCCCCGACACCGCCAAGCGTTACGCCGAGCTCGTCATGCAGGCCGGCACGGTGGTGTGGAACGGCCCCGTCGGCGTGTTCGAGTTCGACGCCTTCGGCAAGGGTACCGAAGCGCTGGCCCGGGCGATCGCGGAGTCCAACGCGTTCTCCATCGCCGGCGGCGGCGACACGCTCGCGGCCGTGGACAAGTACGGCATCGCGAAGAGCGTGGGCTACATCTCCACCGGCGGCGGTGCCTTCCTCGAGTTCCTGGAAGGCAAGACGTTACCGGCGGTAGCGGCCCTGCAGGCACGCGGCTGA
- a CDS encoding sensor domain-containing diguanylate cyclase gives MSLGLRSAAPEWALRRDFARLLVVAVVLPALILCALLAWSEASSQRRNASTQLRSVAESTAHGLEEFLQVHTAVTGVVADRRSAERTLNDRARWSDDLARLRTNYPAFSTMRVLDAQGRLLAASPATEGADFASPCFAEVAKANAPVVSGVYGQDAAFICTGAPLKANGNFAGIAEGVLPVASFAHMRATWLRGYGYEAVLLDNRGTVAYASEGVPLAPGTALPDGDASLRGVALGAPEGMVRVDGVLRDAKDAYAVAMPLEEGWRLLVLLPKETLATQLLRTIGMMVGLLVAVAAGVLGIAWWQMRRLSLSVHKLLVQMQRFALEHASQPIAPESMPQELAPLADAMNQLSDRMADAYRATSRSLEEQRRLRASLEQVVDQREREIAQRTAELRNAVSELDRLSRTDALTGCLNYRGFREVAAGLWREARENGTLLSALALDIDHFKAYNDRYGHPRGDQALKRFAGAVRSALYHREDVVVRPGGEEFIVFLPDTTLEQAIRVGERICASVLHADIAHAGSPMGVLTVSIGVATNLPEDGDDPEVMLARADAALYRAKNAGRHRVSL, from the coding sequence GTGTCCCTCGGTCTCCGGTCGGCAGCGCCCGAGTGGGCCCTGCGGCGCGATTTCGCGCGCCTGCTGGTCGTCGCCGTCGTGTTGCCCGCGCTGATCCTGTGCGCGCTGCTCGCCTGGAGCGAAGCGTCGTCGCAACGCCGCAATGCCTCCACGCAATTGCGTTCGGTGGCCGAGTCCACGGCGCACGGTCTCGAAGAATTCCTGCAGGTGCACACGGCGGTGACCGGCGTGGTCGCCGATCGTCGCAGCGCCGAGCGCACGCTCAACGACCGCGCGCGCTGGAGCGACGATCTCGCGCGCCTGCGCACCAACTACCCTGCGTTCTCCACCATGCGCGTGCTCGATGCGCAGGGCCGCTTGCTCGCCGCCTCGCCCGCGACCGAAGGCGCGGACTTCGCTTCTCCCTGTTTCGCGGAAGTCGCCAAGGCGAATGCGCCGGTCGTGTCCGGTGTCTACGGCCAGGACGCGGCTTTCATCTGCACCGGCGCGCCGCTGAAGGCGAACGGCAACTTCGCGGGGATCGCCGAAGGCGTGCTGCCGGTGGCGTCCTTCGCGCACATGCGTGCGACCTGGTTGCGCGGATACGGCTACGAAGCGGTGCTGCTCGACAACCGCGGCACGGTGGCCTACGCCAGCGAAGGCGTGCCGCTCGCGCCGGGTACCGCGCTGCCCGACGGCGATGCGTCCCTGCGCGGCGTGGCGCTCGGTGCGCCGGAGGGCATGGTGCGCGTGGATGGCGTCCTGCGCGACGCCAAGGACGCCTACGCCGTGGCGATGCCGCTCGAGGAAGGCTGGCGCCTGCTCGTGCTGTTGCCGAAGGAGACGCTCGCCACGCAACTGCTGCGCACCATCGGCATGATGGTCGGGCTGCTCGTCGCCGTCGCCGCCGGCGTGCTGGGCATCGCGTGGTGGCAGATGCGGCGGCTGTCGTTGAGCGTGCACAAGCTGCTCGTGCAGATGCAGCGCTTCGCGCTCGAGCATGCGTCGCAACCGATCGCACCGGAGTCGATGCCGCAGGAACTCGCGCCGCTCGCCGACGCGATGAACCAGCTCAGCGATCGCATGGCCGACGCGTATCGCGCCACCAGCCGCAGCCTGGAAGAACAACGACGCCTGCGCGCATCGCTGGAGCAAGTGGTCGACCAGCGCGAGCGCGAGATCGCGCAGCGCACTGCGGAACTGCGCAATGCGGTGTCCGAGCTGGATCGCCTCAGCCGCACCGACGCGCTCACCGGCTGCCTGAACTATCGCGGCTTCCGCGAAGTCGCCGCGGGCCTGTGGCGCGAGGCGCGCGAGAACGGCACCTTGCTGTCCGCGCTCGCCCTCGACATCGACCACTTCAAGGCCTACAACGACCGTTACGGCCATCCGCGCGGCGACCAGGCGCTCAAGCGTTTCGCGGGCGCGGTGCGCAGCGCGCTCTACCACCGCGAAGACGTCGTGGTCCGCCCCGGCGGCGAAGAATTCATCGTGTTCCTGCCCGACACCACGCTCGAGCAGGCCATCCGCGTCGGCGAGCGCATCTGCGCCAGCGTGCTCCACGCCGACATCGCGCACGCCGGTTCGCCGATGGGCGTGCTCACGGTCAGCATCGGCGTGGCCACCAACCTCCCTGAGGACGGCGACGACCCCGAGGTCATGCTCGCCCGCGCCGACGCGGCCCTGTATCGGGCGAAGAACGCAGGCCGCCACCGGGTTTCGCTGTAG